The following are encoded together in the Desulfococcus multivorans genome:
- a CDS encoding sigma-54 interaction domain-containing protein, with protein sequence MKKAFMEIFDRIMGSIREPIVVLDSDLKVLKANHSFYQTFSVSPEQTEGVLIYDIGNRQWNIPKLRELLEDIIPQNTRFHDFEVEHNFETIGPKIMHLNASRIYRKGKQVQLILLAIEDVTEREGYKRNLEKIVENRTAELNAAREVAEKSKNRAETALQQIEKLKEQLEAERTYLQEEIKLEFNHENIVGQSNEIKYVFYKIEQIAGTDTNVLILGETGTGKELVARAIHSLSLRKDRALVKMNCAALPSNLIESELFGHERGAFTGALCRRLGRFEIADGATLFLDEIGELPLDLQPKLLQVVQTGEFERLGSSETIKADVRIIAATNRNLEEEVRMGRFREDLWYRLNIFPITMPPLRNRPDDIPLLVDFYVDRISKRMGKSIKLIPVSVMNALRAYHWPGNVRELENILERAVINSSGPKLHLADELKTPRKDFIRSGKTLAEVEREYIVQVLEQVQWKVSGKNSAAEILGLNRSTLRARMRKLHIRKP encoded by the coding sequence ATGAAAAAGGCTTTTATGGAAATTTTTGATCGCATCATGGGGTCGATCCGTGAACCCATCGTGGTGCTTGATTCTGATCTGAAAGTTTTAAAAGCCAACCATTCTTTTTATCAGACCTTCAGCGTAAGCCCCGAGCAGACCGAGGGGGTCTTGATATACGACATTGGCAACCGGCAGTGGAACATCCCCAAGCTTCGGGAATTACTTGAAGATATTATTCCTCAGAATACCAGATTCCATGATTTTGAGGTGGAACACAACTTTGAAACCATTGGCCCCAAGATCATGCATTTGAATGCGAGCCGGATTTATAGAAAGGGCAAGCAAGTCCAGCTGATTCTTCTGGCCATCGAGGATGTGACGGAGCGTGAAGGCTACAAACGGAATCTTGAAAAGATTGTTGAAAATCGGACGGCCGAACTCAATGCAGCAAGGGAAGTGGCGGAAAAAAGCAAAAATCGTGCCGAAACTGCTCTTCAGCAGATAGAAAAATTAAAAGAGCAACTTGAAGCTGAGAGAACGTATCTTCAGGAAGAAATCAAGCTGGAATTTAACCATGAGAATATTGTCGGTCAAAGCAATGAGATCAAGTACGTTTTCTACAAGATTGAGCAGATCGCCGGCACGGATACCAATGTGCTGATTCTCGGCGAAACCGGAACCGGCAAAGAGCTGGTGGCGAGAGCGATTCACAGCCTGAGCCTGCGCAAGGATCGTGCACTGGTCAAAATGAATTGTGCCGCACTGCCCTCAAACCTGATTGAAAGCGAACTCTTCGGGCATGAGAGAGGTGCGTTCACCGGTGCGCTTTGCAGACGGTTGGGGCGGTTTGAGATCGCCGACGGCGCTACCCTGTTTCTGGATGAGATCGGCGAACTGCCGTTGGACCTGCAGCCCAAGCTGCTCCAGGTGGTGCAGACGGGTGAGTTCGAGCGTCTGGGCAGCTCTGAAACGATAAAAGCCGATGTTCGTATCATCGCCGCCACTAATCGCAATCTGGAAGAGGAAGTCCGCATGGGAAGATTCCGGGAGGATCTCTGGTACCGGCTGAATATCTTTCCGATCACTATGCCGCCGCTTCGAAACCGCCCGGATGACATTCCCCTGCTGGTCGATTTCTATGTTGATAGGATATCAAAAAGAATGGGCAAATCCATCAAGCTGATCCCGGTGAGTGTCATGAACGCGTTGCGGGCGTATCACTGGCCTGGGAACGTCCGTGAACTGGAAAATATCCTCGAACGGGCGGTGATCAACTCCTCCGGACCCAAACTCCATCTGGCGGATGAGCTGAAAACGCCCCGGAAGGATTTCATCCGGTCCGGAAAAACCCTGGCGGAGGTTGAACGGGAGTATATTGTTCAGGTGCTGGAACAGGTCCAGTGGAAAGTGAGCGGCAAAAACAGTGCGGCTGAAATCCTTGGTCTGAACCGCAGCACACTGCGCGCCCGCATGCGCAAACTCCATATCCGCAAACCCTGA
- a CDS encoding putative quinol monooxygenase, with product MIVVKITMDVLQEKQKELVQTLLSMVGAMEKEVGCLSYALFCYIDDRNLLNLLEEWRTRKDLDRHLKSEMFGVLLGTRSLLKKPHGIHIYTIQQSEGMEAVLGARGKDQDRA from the coding sequence ATGATCGTTGTTAAAATTACCATGGACGTACTTCAGGAAAAGCAGAAAGAACTGGTGCAGACGCTTCTTTCGATGGTCGGGGCAATGGAAAAGGAGGTGGGCTGTCTGAGCTATGCGCTCTTCTGTTACATCGATGACAGAAACCTTCTGAACCTTTTAGAGGAGTGGCGAACGCGAAAAGATCTGGATCGTCATTTGAAGTCCGAAATGTTCGGGGTTTTACTTGGGACAAGGAGTCTTTTAAAAAAACCGCATGGGATCCATATCTATACCATCCAGCAATCGGAAGGCATGGAAGCCGTTCTTGGCGCCCGGGGGAAAGACCAAGACCGCGCCTGA
- a CDS encoding lmo0937 family membrane protein, translating to MLWTVFVILLVLWGLGLVTGYTMGGIIHALLVIAIIVVLVQVIQGRRRM from the coding sequence ATGCTCTGGACAGTATTTGTGATTCTTTTAGTTCTGTGGGGGCTGGGATTGGTGACCGGCTACACCATGGGCGGCATCATTCATGCCCTCCTGGTCATCGCCATCATCGTGGTGCTGGTCCAGGTCATTCAGGGACGAAGAAGGATGTAA
- a CDS encoding BON domain-containing protein encodes MKKWNRFVGYVVLVMFIATFLACASTPKQSSTGELVDDSVITTKVKSLLATDDFLKSFQVSVETYKGTVQLSGFVNSQEAADRASQIAKSVKGVQAVKNDLIVK; translated from the coding sequence ATGAAAAAATGGAACAGGTTTGTCGGTTATGTTGTGCTTGTCATGTTCATCGCCACATTCTTGGCCTGTGCATCGACGCCCAAACAGTCCAGCACAGGTGAGCTCGTTGATGATTCGGTCATTACGACCAAAGTCAAATCGCTGCTCGCGACTGACGATTTTCTCAAGTCCTTCCAGGTCAGTGTCGAAACCTACAAGGGGACCGTTCAATTGAGCGGCTTTGTCAATTCTCAAGAGGCTGCCGACAGGGCGAGTCAAATCGCAAAAAGTGTTAAGGGCGTCCAGGCCGTAAAGAACGATCTGATCGTGAAATAA
- a CDS encoding CsbD family protein yields MKWDKVAGNWTQLRGNVREKLGKLTDNDAVILAGRRDQLLGQIQITCGLKPREAAKALQDWGVLK; encoded by the coding sequence ATGAAATGGGATAAAGTCGCAGGGAACTGGACGCAACTCAGAGGCAACGTCAGAGAAAAACTGGGTAAGCTCACTGACAATGATGCTGTCATCCTTGCCGGACGGCGAGATCAACTCCTCGGACAGATTCAAATAACCTGCGGCCTCAAACCCCGTGAGGCGGCAAAGGCGCTGCAGGACTGGGGCGTTTTAAAGTAG
- a CDS encoding BON domain-containing protein, whose product MSLLHRGFFIVLLLSFALVLSGCQQEGTAEKAGEKVDQAAEKIGEQAEEAGEVVSEKAESAGEYMDDAAITAKIKMDILSDPLLKVSQISVTTTNGAVNLSGVVESQQSIDRAMEIVGSVKSVKSVKNDLVVKAD is encoded by the coding sequence ATGAGTTTATTACACAGGGGATTTTTCATCGTTCTTTTATTGTCCTTTGCTCTCGTACTGTCCGGTTGCCAACAAGAGGGGACCGCCGAAAAGGCCGGGGAAAAAGTGGATCAAGCGGCTGAAAAAATCGGCGAACAAGCTGAAGAAGCAGGGGAAGTGGTAAGCGAAAAAGCAGAAAGCGCAGGGGAATACATGGATGATGCCGCAATTACAGCCAAGATCAAGATGGATATTCTGAGTGATCCGTTGCTTAAAGTGTCCCAGATCAGCGTGACCACGACAAACGGCGCGGTCAATCTGAGCGGGGTTGTTGAGTCTCAGCAAAGTATCGACAGGGCGATGGAAATCGTCGGCAGTGTCAAGAGTGTCAAATCGGTGAAAAACGATCTTGTCGTCAAGGCCGACTGA
- a CDS encoding Thivi_2564 family membrane protein produces the protein MDHNIKNILNVVVVIAVILWLLNIFGVLGSLSGLRIGR, from the coding sequence ATGGATCATAACATCAAGAACATCTTGAATGTCGTCGTGGTGATTGCCGTGATCCTTTGGTTGTTGAATATCTTTGGAGTCCTTGGTTCGCTTTCCGGGCTCCGTATCGGCAGGTAA